The following are from one region of the Candidatus Neomarinimicrobiota bacterium genome:
- a CDS encoding lysophospholipid acyltransferase family protein produces MIKAEKTWWADQLFRRYVFRSLRKHFAGISLVGEVPVIDPKLPVILAPNHSTWWDGFFVYALNEKLLNRDLYLMMTEEQLSRFPFFRKVGAYSINLKSTRDALNSLRYTTELLARDEVPGPMACIFPQGKLEPWHRRPLEYKPGLQWIINHCVGAVSLLPLAIYVTFIDQQYPEVFILFGETCEVSSSSFQGVDWLAGEEESLLDRLLQTVDAGERKQVLFQGRRSADQRWSGIKHLWKGDMS; encoded by the coding sequence ATGATAAAGGCAGAGAAAACATGGTGGGCGGATCAGCTGTTCCGGAGGTACGTGTTCCGGTCGCTGCGAAAGCACTTCGCCGGGATATCTCTGGTAGGAGAAGTCCCAGTAATTGATCCGAAACTCCCGGTGATCCTGGCGCCGAATCACAGCACGTGGTGGGACGGATTTTTCGTCTATGCACTCAATGAGAAATTACTGAACCGGGATCTCTACCTGATGATGACCGAAGAGCAGCTCTCCCGGTTTCCCTTTTTCCGGAAGGTCGGCGCCTATTCGATTAATCTGAAGTCCACCCGGGATGCTCTCAATTCGCTACGGTACACTACCGAATTACTTGCGCGTGATGAAGTTCCAGGCCCGATGGCCTGCATCTTTCCCCAGGGAAAATTAGAGCCGTGGCATCGGAGACCGCTGGAGTACAAGCCTGGATTGCAATGGATTATCAATCATTGTGTGGGTGCAGTCAGCCTGCTTCCGCTCGCTATATATGTGACATTCATCGATCAGCAGTATCCGGAAGTGTTTATCCTCTTCGGGGAGACGTGTGAAGTCAGTTCCAGTTCCTTCCAGGGAGTGGACTGGCTTGCAGGTGAGGAGGAAAGCCTTTTGGACAGGCTGCTACAAACGGTGGATGCAGGTGAACGGAAGCAGGTGCTTTTTCAGGGAAGGCGGTCGGCAGACCAGCGCTGGAGCGGCATTAAACATCTCTGGAAAGGCGATATGTCATGA